The Maniola jurtina chromosome 13, ilManJurt1.1, whole genome shotgun sequence genomic interval GACTTCGACGCTGAAGGTGAATCAAGTTTAACTGTCACTGAAATAAAGAAGCGAGCAGCAGAAATGATGTTAGAAAGACAGAAGATGGTAACTGAGTCAGGAGAGGGAGACAAATTAAATGCAGAATCAAGAAAAGAAAGAGAGAAGCAATTACGTATACAAGATATAAGAGAAAGAGAGAAGGCAAGGCTGAAGGAGGAAGCTTTACGAAAAGAAAAAGAGAGGATGAAAGACGAGGGAATTGATTGGGGAATGGGTAAGAATATAGACTGTTTGATTGAGAATAGCTTTAGATTTAAgttcttaattaattatcaccactatatggtacaaatataacaattccgaccatcaaaaggagtacaataattagtacctactttgaataaatgattttgacttttgacttagAATACAGTATGTTTATTGAGCAAAGAATATACCTATTTGTGCTATTTTCTCTCTACCAGGTGAAGATGAACCAGAAGAAGAACCAGACCTAGCTGACAATCCATATGCATCAACTGCTAATGAAGAGTTATATCTGCAGGATCCTAAGAAAACACTACGAGGATTCTTTTCCAGGGAGGGTATTGAACTTGAGTATGACTGTGTGGAAAAAGGAGTTGGACAGTTTGCCTGTAGgtcagtattattataatagtgcttgtttttctaaatttcCTTGATCAGTAAAATCATAAACCCAGTTCtaacatctttttctttttaacctgAGCagcaacataattataatactttattttattatcaaaatgaaaaataaaggtCTCCTTTGCTATAATTTTATCATGGTGTGTCCagtctattattataaaacaacaGTTATATAACACTTTTAGTAGACTACAGTTACCAATGTTATATAATAATGTTAATCAATAtgatttgtgccacataacaaTTGCATGTGCAATTAGATCAAATTTTAATAACCTTTGCTTTTGTTTAAAGAAATGAACTGTAACCTAGTTTTAtagtagtattttattttattatcatactCAGTATACGATTGCAAAAGTCTTGTCTGCTATAATTTTCTTATGGCGCATCCAGACCTGTGCATATAACATCAGttatttaataattcaattcaattcaattttctttattgcgaatttgggttagtttacagatcttaatatATATTGTTAGTGTTCTGCCAAAGTGTTATATAACAATTTTACTCaaatgaatttaattttcacttgctgattcttctcggtaggaacggcattccgaaccagtggtaaattatttgacaattcaaaagcacttgtaaaaatctatttgaataaaaatctattctattctattctatcattTTAGTGTGGAGCTACCAATAGACGACGCTCAAGGTCGTCCAGTAATCGCAGAAGTGATACATCGCGGTAAGAAGAAGGACGCAGTCGTGGCCTGCGCTTTAGAAGCTTGCCGCATACTGGACAGAGTTGGCCTTTTGAGACAGGCCAAACATGGTGAGTGTGGCAATCATTTGTTATGCTTTTTCTTACTGaaatatttgtaaaattatCACAACATATCAGATACTGTATGACAGTAATTTTATCTATGGCAGTTTCAAAATGTTAAGTTCTTTCTtagtatttttaagaaaatgtGCGTATGGCGCCTACTGGCTATATGTTTGCTACATTCTATACACTACATCTCATGATGATTTAAGGATCAAGTTTTCCTGTTCAAGTTTCGCTTAACGCTTTCATAACTTCATCCCATAGATCCTAGATGGACTGGTGGTGTCCTCTTGTAAGAAAAGGTGTTTAAACAAAGAttcacattttaaataatttttcagaatcacGCCGTCGCAAAGAGCGCGACTGGAGCGCTGACGACTACTACGATTCCGATGAAGATACGTTCTTTGACCGCACTGGCGTCGTGGAGAAGAAGAGGAAAACACGCATGGTCAAGCTGGGCGTGACCACACAGTCCAGCAAACCACTTGATTACTATGAACTGGTAAGACCTAATAGTTttgtatttagtttttatagAGTTGTAAATAAGGCTGCTTTTGCTTTACACAATTTCTAGACTTAACTAAAAGGACAGGTCTATGTGTATTGCTATagttagacctgtcaatttagttaagagattgtgtacagcAGAATTAGCCATATTGTACTTTACGTTTAACTTTTATATTGTACGATTGTACTATATTCTAAGGCTAGAGTCTGCCCTCCACTTTGCTTGTGCGAAATTCGGGTTAACAGCATACCTGGCGTTAGGTGTGTCTGTTCCGCCGCATTTATTGGTCTGTCGGTCAAACTTTCTCAGCCTAAACACAAACTATTACAATTTTATGATATTACAGCCATAGTCATTTCTACTTGGTATACAACTGttctaatatttcttttaaaatcatAGCTTCGAATATCTTGTATTTTCAGGTCAAAAAAATAGAAGAACTAGAGTCAAATATATCAAAGGAAGAGGCATCAATGGAGAGTATGCGCGAGGAAATGAAACAGAATCAACAATATAAGGAACATTTAGATGATTACAAAACAACGGATGCAATTcctaattattatcaaactaCTGAACACAAGGAGATGATTTCAAAATCTAAGGTATAAAATTTATACTTTTTTCAGAGAGGGATTCCAGATTTACAAGCATATTAATAACTTTTCTTGCATAACACTTAGAAAATAGCAGCTTACGCCTGCAACTTTGTCCGAGTgcactacacaaatttcaaatgtTCATTTTACCctcttaagggttgaatttttaaaaatcctttcttggcaTTTGTCTACGCCATAATaggtatctgcatgccaaatttcagcctgatccatccagtagtttgagctgtgcgatagatcagtcagtcagcttttccattTATAGATTACGTCATAACATGACTACAACTGCCATTTTTAGTACTGTTCAAAAATTATAACCagtaacaataataattcacaATGTAATATAACTTTTATGCAAACATGTTTAGTGACATTATTGTTATATAGTTTAGACTCGCCCTAAGATctgcaatttttaatttttctgttaaactttttatttttatttattttatttaaacaatgtTATTGCTTAAACTGTGACAAAGAATAAAGTACAGGAAAGATTTACAAACCAAGGGCAACCTTATCACtttagtgatctcttccaggcaacccatttttagtaatataattAGATCATTAGTAATATAATTAGTTCATTTATCAAGCTTCTTtggatacctacttattgtcaAGTATtgatgatatttaattattttaaacctcTAATCGACAAAGCTGTCTAAAAAGGCCACTGTAAAAAAACCATGTTGTTGCATGTAAATGTAGATTATGCCTGTGATTTTTGTCCATCCGACCCACTTTAATATAGTCATAATAATGTTATAGTGTAGATTTGTAGtgcatttttaaatattctcatttcagttaaaaataaaagaaatgcaAGCAGAATTAGTAGAAATGCGGAGGCTTGCAGAGGTCGCAAAACCTACTCAATTACCAGAACTTATCAAAAATACAGCACCTATCCTTCCTATGAAAAAAACAAACTCTGTTATCTATGGAAAAAGGTAAGTGTAAATTTTGGTACCTTCTTACttctaatatatacctactggtttcatacaaaagttctcgagattattttaatta includes:
- the LOC123871049 gene encoding kanadaptin isoform X2, which produces MSENDNMGDTTDVGDEFKRPMIFKKPSKKVTVNTEKSGSSAEKDRSESQEEVPLSSPEIPYKVPTWSGLCPEGTDYALEVLKSGMILEKIELANKPYYVFGRLTNCEVMMAHPTISRYHAVLQYKSSENEDQPAGWYLYDLGSTHGTFLNRQRIKERHYVRVRVGHQIKFGLSSRIYIMLGPDFDAEGESSLTVTEIKKRAAEMMLERQKMVTESGEGDKLNAESRKEREKQLRIQDIREREKARLKEEALRKEKERMKDEGIDWGMGEDEPEEEPDLADNPYASTANEELYLQDPKKTLRGFFSREGIELEYDCVEKGVGQFACSVELPIDDAQGRPVIAEVIHRGKKKDAVVACALEACRILDRVGLLRQAKHESRRRKERDWSADDYYDSDEDTFFDRTGVVEKKRKTRMVKLGVTTQSSKPLDYYELVKKIEELESNISKEEASMESMREEMKQNQQYKEHLDDYKTTDAIPNYYQTTEHKEMISKSKLKIKEMQAELVEMRRLAEVAKPTQLPELIKNTAPILPMKKTNSVIYGKRIRLKGDLMKKLPIKKVTKQETQAFVEEVDSDEETELSTEKSSSETRLSNNIEVSGDTKSSSEICSETGPSCSMVICDEEKTDSNTEQEKSSEKNDVSKEKKMYGPMRPPADYVIPESYFDQETDRDLPEITDENDT
- the LOC123871049 gene encoding kanadaptin isoform X1, with translation MSENDNMGDTTDVGDEFKRPMIFKKPSKKVTVNTEKSGSSAEKDRSESQEEVPLSSPEIPYKVPTWSGLCPEGTDYALEVLKSGMILEKIELANKPYYVFGRLTNCEVMMAHPTISRYHAVLQYKSSENEDQPAGWYLYDLGSTHGTFLNRQRIKERHYVRVRVGHQIKFGLSSRIYIMLGPDFDAEGESSLTVTEIKKRAAEMMLERQKMVTESGEGDKLNAESRKEREKQLRIQDIREREKARLKEEALRKEKERMKDEGIDWGMGEDEPEEEPDLADNPYASTANEELYLQDPKKTLRGFFSREGIELEYDCVEKGVGQFACSVELPIDDAQGRPVIAEVIHRGKKKDAVVACALEACRILDRVGLLRQAKHESRRRKERDWSADDYYDSDEDTFFDRTGVVEKKRKTRMVKLGVTTQSSKPLDYYELVKKIEELESNISKEEASMESMREEMKQNQQYKEHLDDYKTTDAIPNYYQTTEHKEMISKSKLKIKEMQAELVEMRRLAEVAKPTQLPELIKNTAPILPMKKTNSVIYGKRIRLKGDLMKKLPIKKVTKQETQAFVEEVDSDEETELSTEKSSSETRLSNNIEVSGDTKCSTSIKAPLNTRSSSEICSETGPSCSMVICDEEKTDSNTEQEKSSEKNDVSKEKKMYGPMRPPADYVIPESYFDQETDRDLPEITDENDT